One window of the Hypanus sabinus isolate sHypSab1 chromosome 13, sHypSab1.hap1, whole genome shotgun sequence genome contains the following:
- the LOC132403922 gene encoding suppressor of cytokine signaling 2-like isoform X4 translates to MERTLPTPSGWYWGALNANEANEKLKEAAEGTFLVRDSSHRDYFLTISVKTVWGPTNLRIEYQDGKFRLDSVILAKPKLQQFDSVVHLVEYYVILCQMIQNAQHLAPQNRSVQLQLTKPLYNKTPTLQHFCRINIHRATKRIHELPLPSKLKKYLLEYKYQV, encoded by the coding sequence GGTGGTACTGGGGAGCTCTTAATGCAAATGAAGCAAATGAGAAGTTAAAGGAAGCTGCTGAAGGAACATTTCTGGTGAGGGATAGTTCACATCGTGATTATTTTCTCACTATCTCTGTAAAAACTGTTTGGGGACCAACCAACCTGAGAATTGAATACCAAGATGGCAAATTCAGATTGGACTCAGTGATTCTTGCAAAACCAAAACTGCAGCAGTTTGACAGTGTGGTCCACTTGGTGGAATACTACGTGATCTTATGTCAGATGATACAGAATGCCCAGCATCTGGCACCACAGAACCGAAGTGTCCAGCTGCAACTGACCAAACCACTGTATAACAAGACTCCCACTCTGCAACATTTCTGCCGAATTAATATCCATAGAGCAACCAAAAGGATTCATGAACTTCCTTTACCAAGCAAACTGAAGAAGTACTTGTTGGAATACAAGTATcaggtttaa